The following coding sequences lie in one Apium graveolens cultivar Ventura chromosome 3, ASM990537v1, whole genome shotgun sequence genomic window:
- the LOC141711421 gene encoding putative WRKY transcription factor 15: MALDLMNNNSYKFRSKMEEKTVQEAAAAGLQSVENLIKAISQANHQNPYLSSSSSSETGDADYRAVTDVAVKKFKTFISLLDRNRTGHARFRRGPVVEKAGIETSVNPVQNHGSDGFQVYRPTAVHPVQTVQPVQVVQPVQRLPPVPKKENVSTTISFAAPAVAVAAPATSFMSSLTGDTDGSGFQITNMSGFSSGSRPVSSLKRKCSSMNDVSAKCSGSSGGRCHCPKKKKLRVKKVVRMPAISMKTSDIPPDDFSWRKYGQKPIKGSPHPRGYYKCSSVRGCPARKHVERAVDDPTMLIVTYEGEHNHSQSPNENTNTSHILESDGLKQS; encoded by the exons ATGGCCCTTGATTTGATGAACAACAATAGCTACAAATTCCGGTCCAAAATGGAAGAAAAAACGGTCCAAGAAGCGGCCGCCGCCGGTTTACAAAGCGTCGAGAATTTGATCAAAGCTATTTCTCAGGCTAATCATCAAAACCCATATctatcttcttcatcttcatctgaAACCGGTGATGCAGACTATAGAGCTGTTACAGATGTTGCTGTCAAAAAGTTCAAGACGTTTATTTCTTTGCTGGACCGGAACCGAACCGGTCATGCCCGGTTCAGGAGAGGGCCGGTTGTTGAAAAAGCCGGGATTGAAACTTCGGTTAACCCGGTTCAGAATCATGGGTCTGATGGGTTTCAAGTTTATAGGCCTACTGCTGTTCATCCGGTTCAGACGGTTCAACCGGTCCAGGTGGTTCAGCCGGTTCAGCGTTTACCTCCGGTTCCCAAGAAAGAGAATGTTAGTACTACAATAAGTTTTGCTGCTCCAGCTGTAGCTGTGGCTGCACCGGCGACTTCGTTTATGTCGTCGTTGACCGGAGATACTGATGGGTCGGGTTTTCAGATTACGAATATGTCCGGTTTTTCGTCGGGGAGCCGACCGGTTTCTTCGTTAAAGAGGAAGTGTAGCTCGATGAATGATGTTTCAGCTAAGTGTTCCGGCTCTTCTGGTGGTCGATGCCATTGTCCCAAGAAAAA GAAGTTGAGAGTGAAGAAAGTGGTGAGAATGCCAGCTATAAGTATGAAGACATCTGATATACCACCAGATGATTTTTCTTGGAGAAAATATGGTCAAAAGCCCATCAAAGGCTCTCCACACCCCAG AGGGTATTACAAGTGCAGTAGTGTAAGAGGGTGTCCGGCAAGAAAGCATGTAGAGAGGGCGGTGGATGATCCGACAATGCTGATAGTAACTTACGAAGGGGAGCATAACCATTCCCAGTCTCCGAATGAAAACACAAACACTTCTCATATCCTTGAATCTGATGGCCTCAAACAATCATAA